The sequence AATTTCCGGAAAGGTCTCCTCAGGCAGACCGGTGAGAGCTGAAACACTTTTGTAAAAAACTGCGTTGATAATTTTCATGCAACAGAGAAAAAAAACAATCGGGCCCACCTTTTGCAGACCTGAAAAACTGTGGGAAAAAGGAAGCTAAAAAACCTTGCGTTAAAAACCCAAATGTTTAACTTTCGTGAGCTTTTCCAACGATTTTGCATATAAATCATAAGGCGTAAAACGGCACCATGGCACTACAGATCTACAACTCTCTTTCACGCAGCAAGGAAACATTCGAACCGGTCCATCCCGGAGTTGTCGGCATGTATGTATGCGGACCTACCGTTTACGGTCATGCACATCTCGGCCATGCGAAAAGCTATGTTTCGTTTGACGTTGTGGCCAGATGGCTGCGCCAGAGCGGGTATCGGGTGCGATACGTGCAGAACATCACCGACGTAGGGCACCTTTCCGACGATGCCGATGAAGGCGAAGACAAGATCGCACGCCAGGCCCGCCTCGAGAAAACCGATCCTATGGAAATAGCCCAGTTCTATACGCGCAGCTTCTATGATGACATGGACCGTCTGGGTGTCGAGCGGCCGAATATCGCGCCAACCGCTACCGGACATGTGCCCGAGCAGATTGCCCTGATCAGGCAACTGGTCGGGTCTTCTCATGCATATGTTGTGAACGGCAACGTCTATTTTTCCGTACAATCCTTTCCGGACTATGGTAAACTGTCGGGCAGAACCGATCAGGAAGCCCTTCAGTCAGGTACGCGAATTGAGGTAAGAAACGAAAAACGGCATCCTTCCGACTTCGCTCTCTGGAAAAAAGCCGAAGAGGGCCATATCATGAAGTGGGAGTCGCCGTGGGGAACCGGTTACCCCGGGTGGCACGTCGAATGCTCAGCGATGTCGATGAAATATCTTGGAGAGACCGTCGATATTCACGGCGGAGGCATGGAAAACAAGTTTCCCCACCACGACTGCGAGATTGCCCAGTCAGAAGCTGCTACCGGCAGACCATATGTGCGATACTGGATGCACAACAACATGGTGACCGTTGGCGGAATAAAAATGGGCAAGTCCCTGAAGAATTCCGTGAATCTCAAGGATCTGTTCCGCGAAACAGATCCGATGGTCATCCGCTTTTTCATTCTTCAGTCCCACTACCGCTCGCCTCTTGATTATTCGGAAGCGGCAATCCGGGCCTCTTCAGCGGGTCTGGAAAAACTGCAGGATACCCGCCAGCGTCTGCAAAAAACCCGGCCGGGAACCGGAAACTTTGACAGCACAGCTTTTACGGAGAGATTCACTGCGGCAATGGATGACGACTTCAATACGCCGCTTGCAATTTCAATTCTTTTTGATTTTTCAAAATCAGTCAACAGCGCGCTTGATAAACAGGAAGGGCTTTCAGCCGACTCGATAGCCGAAGCTGCGGCATTTCTCGATACATTCGCGGGAAAGGTTCTGGGAATCGTCTCTGCCTCCGATGAGGCGTCCGGCCATGCATCGGAAAACAGCCGTCAGACGCTTGAGAAGACTATTTCCATTCTGCTCGATATGCGTATAGAAGCCAGAAAAAACAAGGACTTTGCCTTGAGTGACCGTATTCGGGACAGGCTGCTCGAAGCCGGGGTTGAGGTAAAGGATACCAGAGAGGGTGTGAGCTGGTCGCTTAAAACCGAAACCTGAAGCAGAGTCCGGCTTCTTCGATATGGCTCCGCAACTTGTTGTTCTACAGGAACTCTTCGCGATTTTCCCGTCTCAGCAGATCGACAATTGCGGAAACCTTGCCCGTATCGCCTTTATTGCAGATCATCAGCACATCACCGGTGTCCACCACGATCAGATCTTTGACACCAAGCAGGCAAACAAGCTTCCCCTGTGGTTTTCTCAGAAATACACCCGAGCTTTCCATCCTTATTACATCAAGTTCGCAAGTGTCTTCAGGATTTTCATGACTGGCGCTTATCCGCGCAACCTCATCCCAGCAAACGAGATCGCTCCACCCGAAATCGCCTGCCAGCATATATACCGGATCGGCTTTTTCCATAATTCCGTGATCGATGGAAACCGGATGAATCCAGCTGTAAACATCCTCTATGACCTCATCTTCGGTATCGGTGCCAAGATGCTCATGAATAGTGAGAAGATCCTTGTACAGTTCAGGCATTGAACGTTCGAACTCCCGGCAGATCGCATCGATATGCCAGATAAAAACACCGCTGTTCCAGAAAAAGTCCCTGCTTTCAAGAAACTGCACTGCCGTTGCATAATCAGGCTTCTCTGCGAACGTCTTCACCCTGAAAAGCTTGTATCCATGCTCTCCATCCTCTGGCGGCATCTCCTCGGAATGGCCGGCCGACTGTATATAGCCATATTCGGTTTCAGGATAGGTAGGGGTAAGGCCAATGGTGATCAGCCCTTTTTTTTCTGCAGCGATCCGTATGCCGACTTCAAGTATTTTTATAAACGATTCCACATCACGCACATCATGATCCGAAGGAAGCACAACGGTGACAGCGTCCGGATCTCTTTTTTTGATATGGGCTGTTGCAAGAGCTATACAGGGGGCCGTATTGCGCGCCGATGGTTCGGCGATGATATTTTCCGGACTGATATCCGTTCCTCCGGCTATGATGCACTCTCTGCCCTCCCTGCTGCTGATGACAATTATCCTTTCGGGAGGAACAAGCGAAGCAATCCGCCTGACGGTAAGCAAAAACATGGTATCAAGCTGGAAAAGCTCAAGACACTGAGCCGGCTGTTTTTTCCTTGCTGCCGGCCAGAGGGCTTTAGCCGATCCCCCTGCCATGATAACGGCATAAACATGACTGTTCGGCATAGTATGCATCAAGTTCATTATCGCCAATTGATGGCCGTATTATCTGTACTCTTCCCCGGTCTTTCGAAATGACTGTTGTCTATAAGCCTAAAAAGTCTTTTTTTCCTTTTAATCATAGTAATCAATAAACCGTTAAGATGAAACGTCACACAGAGGAGCTCGATGCGCTGTATGAACTCTGCTCCCGCGAAAAGATGGAACTCACAGAGTCACAGTACGAACTGCTGGCAGCGTATGCGTTGCTGCTCGAACAGTGGAACAAAAAAATTAATCTTATCAGCAGAAAAGAAGATGCCCCCGTTGTCATCAAACATGTTTTTCACTCTCTGCTTATGGGTTTGTTCCATCCGTTCTCTGCTGGTGAAAAAGTACTTGATCTTGGTACAGGAGGAGGATTGCCGGGAATTCCGCTGGCTATCGCCTGGCCTGAAACAAGGTTTCTGCTCGTCGATTCTACCGGGAAAAAAATTGCCGCCTGTCAGGCCATGATCAAAGAGCTGGGAATCAGCAACGCCGTTGCGCTGCATTCAAGAGTAGAGGAGTTGAAAGGGCTCACTTTCGATACAGTGCTGAGCCGTCAGGTTGCGCAGCTTGAGCAACTGTGCGCCTATACATATCGCTTTCTGAAACCCGAAGGGTGCCTTATCTGCCTGAAAGGAGGAAATCTTGAGGAGGAGATCAGAACGGCTCTGGACGCCAGGCATGCGCACCATGGCTTTCCGTCAACGATCGAACATTTTGCGATCAGCGGATTCAGTCCGTTTTTCGCAGAAAAAGAGATAGTCATCGCCCAGAGGTAATACAATCCTCCAAGCAATGACTAACGATGTTTTTTCGGGATAACCCGACTATCCGAAAAGGAATTACTCGCCGGCTGCCGCAGCGACCACTTCAGTTTTTTTCGAACCCTTGACACGTTTTGCGCGATCCTGCTTTCCTGGCAGCTGCTTTGACGGAGCTTCTGCATAATCAACCAGCTCGATGACAGCCATTTTCGCTGCATCGCCGAAACGCGGTGCAAGCTTGATTATTCTGGTATATCCTCCATTACGGTCACCGATTTTCGATACGATATCTTCAAAAAGCATTTTGACGGCTTCTTTGTCTCTTATGCTTTTAAATATTTCGCGCTGGGCATGCACTGTACCTTTACGCGCTTTCGTGATAATTTTCTCTACGACTTTCCTTGTTTCCTTGGCCTTTGCTTCGGTCGTTTCGATACGTTTGTAAACAAGCAGCTGTGTTGTCAGATTGGCAAGTGTCGCCTTTCTATGAGCTGCAGTTCTTCCGAGTTTTCTTGCCGGCTTAACTTTACGCATGACTGATTCCTGATCTCAAAAATTCAAAAATAATCCAATTAATTTGTTTACCCTTTCATCTGATACTTGGTAATGTCCATACCGAATTTCAGATCGAACTTCTCAAGCTGCTCTTTCAGCTCGGTCAGAGACTTCTTGCCGAAATTTTTATAGTTAAGCAGCTCATCTTCTTTTCTCGATACGAGATCTCCGATAGTATCGATTTCTGCAAGACGGAGACAGTTGTGAGAACGTACCGAAAGATCGAGATCCTCAATCTTTGTATTGAAAAGCTTGCGCATATTCTCGAACTCATCATCCTGCTGCTTGAACTCCTCTTCGGTAAACTCTTCTTCGGTCGGAGAGAAATCAGCAAAAAAGGTGACATGTTCATTGATGATCTTTCCGGCAAGACTGATAGAGTCATCCGGAGTGATCGAACCGTCTGTTTCGACATCGAGAATCATTTTCTCGTAGTCGGTACGCTGTCCCACACGGGTATTTTCAACTGTGAATTTCACGTTCCTTATAGGAGTGAAAATAGCATCGATAGCGATAAACCCTATCGGCATGCCATCAGGACGGTTTTCTTCGGATGGAAGGTATCCGCGTCCTCTTCCGACGAAGATATCGATTTTCAGTGTAGCCCCTTCATTCACGGTGGCAATATGAAGGTCTTTATTGAGTACCTCGAACTCACCTTCCTGAGCGATAATATCGCCTGCGGTGAACTCTTTCTGCCCATTCAGCACCAATGATGTCTTGCAGTTTCTCTTGCAGTTCGAACGGAACCGAACCTTTTTAAGATTCAGAACGATCTCGGGAACATCTTCCCTGACACCGTTTATGGTCGAAAACTCATGAAAAACGCCATCTATTTTTAAACCTGTTATTGCAGTTCCCGGAAGTGAAGCCAGAAGCGCTCTTCTCATCACATTACCGAGGGTTACACCATAACCCCTCTCGAGAGGCTGCGCGACAAAACGACCGAACCTGTCAGTATGAGTAGCTTCGTCGACCTCTATTTTAGCAGGCATCTGCATCTGGTATATCATAATCGTTTATACCTTTGATTTCATTAACATCACTTAGAGTACAACTCAACTACAAGCTGCTCATTGAACGGCTCCTGAATATCCTCACGCTCAGGAACACTGAGAAAAACGGCTTTCTGATTAGCCTTATCCACCTGGATCCATGAAGGAAAACGGGATTCCGGAGCTTTGCTGAGCGAATCGGTTACAGCGCCCATATTGCGACTTCTCTGGCGAAACTCTATGAGATCGCCCGGTGAGACCTGGAATGAAGGAATATTGACCTTTTTACCGTTCACGACAAGATGACCATGAGAAACAAGCTGACGGGCACCTGCACGGGAAGCGGAAAAACCTGAACGGAAAACCACATTATCCAGGCGCCTCTCAAGAAGCTTGACAAGGTTGTCACCGGTAACACCCCTCTGTGCCACTGCTTTCTTATAGTAGTTCCTGAACTGTTTTTCGAGAATGCCGTAAAGATATTTCATCTTCTGCTTCTCTCTGAGCTGCAGCGCATACTCAGAAACCTTCCCTTTCCGCGACTGTCCATGCTGTCCTGGCGCGAATGGTCTTCTTTCAAGATATTTTTCAGCTTTCGGTGAAAGCGCAACACCCAACCGACGCGATACTTTTGTTATTGAGCCTCTAAATCTTGCCATATCAATTGCTTCATTGAAATTCTATAAATATATAAAATCAGACCCTTCTGCGTTTCGGAGGTCTGCAGCCGTTATGAGGCAGGGGTGTAATATCCCTGATCGAACGGACTTCGAGTCCGGCTCCCTGCAGCGCTCTGATCGCGGCATCCCGTCCTGCCCCAGGCCCTTTGATGAAAACCTGGACATTGCGCATACCGAGGTCAAAAGCCTCTTTCGCGGCAGCTTCCGATGTTACCTGAGAAGCATAAGGAGTGTTCTTTTTGGATCCCCGGAAACCGTTTTTACCTGCACTCGACCAGGAGACTGTATTTCCCTGTACGTCGGTAATGGTTACCATGACATTATTGAACGATGCCTTGATATGGACGACACCCTCCGGGGTAACCTTTACTTTTTTTCTTTTTCTGCTTACTGTTGCCATGAGCTTACACTCTTAAGTAATCAAAGTTGATATATTGCTGTCACTACTTCTTCGTTGCCTTCTTCTTGCCTGCGACGGTCTTGCGCTTTCCTTTTCTGGTTCTTGCGTTAGTCTGCGTTCTCTGACCACGCACCGGAAGCGATCTCCTGTGCCGCAGCCCTCTGTAACAACCGATATCCATCAGTCGCTTGATAGCTGTCTGCTGCTCACCACGCGCCTGACCCTCAACCTTGTAGTCTTCGGCAATAATCTCTCTTATTGCATGCGCCTCTTCATCATTCAGCTCTGATATTTTCCTTTCGGGAGCAATACCTGCTCTCTGCAGAATATTCTCGGCCGATGTCCTCCCGATACCATAAACATGAGTCAGAGCGATGACCGCATGCTTGTTTAACGGCAAATTTACCCCAGCTATCCTCATATGCTCTTTGTAGTTCTATTGATTATTTCTGAAGATCAACCCTGGCGCTGCTTATGGCTTGGATTCACTTTGCAGATCACAAACCGTTTGCCTTTGCGCTTGATGATACGGCAGTGCTCACAACGCTTTTTGATGGATGAATATATTTTCATATTTGGCCCCACATACAATAATTAAGTCGTCTGTCTATCGAAAAATCTGAAAGGCATGTAATGTAAGAAAATTAGTTCGAAAAATCAACACAAGATTGTTGATTTTTCGTCCCCTATTTGTACCGATACGTTATACGCCCTTTCGATATATCATAGGGAGAAATCTGCACCTTGACCTTGTCGCCAGGGAGAATCCGAATATAATGCATCCTGATTTTTCCCGATACATGCGCAAGAACCTCAAGACCATTTTCAAGCTTTACCTTGAACTGCGCGTTAGGAAGCGCATCAATAATAACGCCTTCAATCTCGATTGCTTCTTCTTTGGCCAAAAGTATGCTCCTTTGAATTCATTGGTTTTTCAGGAAGCCTCAGGGCGTTTCCTTTTCAAGTAACGAGCGGGTCAGCACTTCGGCTTTTCCCGGCCTTACAATAATCGTATGTTCGAAATGCGCTGAATGTTTACCGTCTTCGGTTACAGCCACCCAGGCCCCTCTTTTACTGACAGCTTTCCGTGATCTGCCGAGAGCTATCATCGGTTCGATGGCCAGAGCCATCCCCTCTCTCAGTTTCACTCCCGTATGCTTTTTCCCGTAATTGGGTACAGCCGGATCTTCATGCAGCTCGCTGCCGATACCATGCCCTACCATATTCTCTATGACGCTGAATCCGAAAGAGCGGGCATGTTCTTCGACAGCTGCTGAAATATCATGCAACCTGTTCCCCTCGACAGCCTGAGCTATTCCCCGATAAAGGCACTCTCTTGTAACATCGACAAGGAGTTGTACTTTCTGGTCGATCGTGCCCAGCACAAATGTTCTCGCCGCGTCTCCATGATAGCCGCCTTTATAAACGCCGCAATCAACCGACACGATGTCGCCTTCACGAATGATTCGTTTTGCAGTCGGGACTCCGTGCACCACCTCTTCATTGATCGAAACGCAAAGGGTAGCCGGATAAGGCGTAACGTCAGGGTCACCTTTGGGAGCATAATTCAGAAAACTCGGCACCGCATGATGATCCCGTATAAACGACTCAGCCAACTCATCGAGCCGTTTCGTCGTCATCCCCGGTTCTATTTCCTGTTCGAGCATGTCGAGAACCATAGCCGTCAAGGCTCCTGATTCACGCATGAGCTCAATTTCGCGTTCACTCTTGATGGTAATCATAACGCGGTCCTCAAGGCCTCTGACGGCCTCTTGTTTTACCGGTCTTCATAAACCCGTCATAGTGACGCATAAGCAGATGGCTTTCCACCTGCTGCAGGGTATCGAGTCCGACACCTACAATAATCAACAGACTGGTACCACCGAAAAACTGGGCAAACCCGGGAGTGACATTTGCGAACTTTGTCAGAAAAGTAGGCAATACGGCAATGATGGCAAGCGATATGGCTCCCGGAAGCGTAATACGTGTCAGAATGTTATCGATAAAATCCGCTGTGCTTTTACCAGGTCTCACGCCTGGAATAAATCCGCCCTGGCGGCGCATGGTATCGGCGACCTCCTTGGGATTGAAGGCAATAGCTGTATAGAAGTAGGTAAAGAAAACGATCATGGTGCCGAATATGAGTGCATACCACCACGAATCATAAGCAAGCGCACTTGAAATACTCTGCATCACTTCGTTTTCAGGAAAAAACGAGACGAAGGTTCCCGGAAGGAACATGATGGACTGAGCGAAAATGATCGGCATAACCCCGGCCGTATTGATGCGCATGGGAATATACTGAGTGCTTCCGCCATAGACTTTTCTGCCGACGACACGTTTCGCATGCTGAACGGGAACCCTTCGGGTACCTACCGTAAGCACGACGACAAATGCAACGATGGCAACCATCATGGCTATAATGATTATCTCGACAATCCAGTTCTTGCTGCCGAGTGAAACCGAACGAAACTCGGCCACCAGCGACTGCGGAAAACGGGCGAGAATACCGATCATGATGATGAGAGAAATACCGTTACCGATACCTCGCTCGGTAATCCGTTCTCCAAGCCACATGACAAACACAGTGGAAGCCGTAAGCACGACAACGGCAGTAAAGGTGAAAAACCAGCCGGGATCGGGAACTACAGCCGTACCGAACGAAGCCGGACTGGCAAGACTGACGCTTACCCCCCATGCCTGCAGGGCAGCAATGAGCACCGTGCCATAGCGTGTCATCTGATTGATTCTCTGACGACCCTCTTCACCCTCTTTCTGCAGCTTCTGTACATAGGGTGTTACAGCGCCGAGCAGCTGAACGATGATGGATGCCGAAATGTAGGGCATGATACCGAGAGAGAATATCGAAGCTCTTGCGAATGCTCCTCCGACGAAAAGATCGAAGAGACCGAAAAGATCGTTCGAATGGGAGGGAGATGCGCCGGCAACTGCAGACGCATCGACACCAGGTATCGTAATGTGAGAACCAAGCCTGTAGATAAACAGGAGAAGCAGTGTATAGAGGATCCGCTGCCGAAGCTCAGGGATTTTATTGATATTGCGTATACTTTCAGTAAGCTTCATAACGGCTCGGTACTATATTCAGGACTTTGCTGATTTCTTGACTCTTTTGACTTTCACAAGCGGAGCTTTTGGCTTCAAAAGAGCTTCTTCTACCTGCAAATCACCAATTTTAGAAGCCTCTTCGAGTGTACGATACGCCTTGACAACCTCTCCGCCGGCCTTTATAATTTTCTCTTCAGCGCTTTTACTGAAAAAGTGGGCTGTGATTTTCAGCGCTTTTGTCAGTTCGCCACTGCCGAGAATCTTGAAATAATCGGCATAACTTGCATTACAGAGTGCCTTCAGATCAAGAACGGAAATATTCTCTCCGGTAATGAGGCCTTCCTCGATCCACGCATCAATCTGTTCGAGATTGACTGTCTTGACCGACTTTCTGTTCGGAGGTGTAAACCCGAATTTAGGAAGTCTGCGATAGATCGGTATCTGACCGCCCTCATTGATCGGCGTCTTGTAACCGCTTCTTGCCTGCTGGCCTTTGTTTCCTTTACCGGCAGTGGTTCCGTTTCCGGATCCCTGTCCGCGACCAACTCTTTTTTTGCTTTTTACTGCGCCTTTTGCAGGACGAAGTGAACTTAAATCCATGATATCAATCCCTACTTGCTATTTGTAAAATCTTAAAGCTCTTCAACTTTAACGAGATGCTGCACAACTCTTATCTGACCGCGCAGGCAGGGGTTATCCTGCTTTTCCACCTGATAGTTCGGACGACCGAGACCAAGAGCCTTGATAGTTGCTTTCTGCTTTTTTGTACAGCCTATCACACTGCGCACCTGGATTATCCGTATTGTTTTATCACTCATGTCAGTACTTTCTCTCTTTTTAGCTTTCAAAAACCTCTTTAAGGCTCTTCGAACGTCTCTCGGCAACTTCAAGGGCATCGGACATGCTCTGTAATCCTTTTATTGCTGCCTTTACCACATTGTGCGGATTTGACGAACCGAGCGATTTGGTCAGCACATCATGGACTCCGGCCATTTCAAGAACAGCACGAACAGCTCCGCCGGCAATCAATCCGGTACCGGGAGTTGCAGGCTTCATCAAAACTTTTGCCGAACCGTATTTTGCAATAACCTGATGAGGAATGGTCCCTTTGACAATAGGAACCTTGATCACATTCTTCTTGCCGTCCTCGACTCCTTTGGCAATTGCATCCTGAACCTCGTTTGCTTTTCCAAGCCCGTAACCTACATGCCCCTCTCTGTCGCCGACAACAACAATGGCATTAAAACCAAAGCGTTTGCCGCCTTTGACAACTTTAGCCGTTCTATTGATATGAACCAGCTTCTCTTTCAGATTCAATTCACCGGGCCTGATATTCTTAGCAGATATTTTCGCCATTTACTTTCTCTTTGAGAGGTTTTTAAAAGACCAGTCCGGCTTCTCTCGCACCATCAGCCAACGCTTTCACCCTGCCATGATAACGGAATCCGTTCCTGTCGAATATAACTTTGGTAATTCCCTGCGCCTTCGCTTTTTCACCAAGCTGGAGGCCTACAATACGGCACACATCACATTTTGTGCCTTCAAGAGCCCTGTTTTCTTTTGACATACTCGATACCGACATGATGGTTTTGCCGTTATCGTCATCAATCAGCTGCGCGTAAATCTGCGACAGACTGCGGTACACACAAAGTCTCGGTTTTTTTTCATTTCCGTGAACCTGTTTCCGGCTCCTGTCCTTGATTTTCTGCCTGCGTGAGGCTTTATCGATTTGACTCATTCTCTTCAACCCTAAAAATGTTATTGCCTGACTGTTATAGCTTTATATCCGGCTTTTACTTACCGGCTGCCTTACCTTCCTTGCGGCGGATCACCTCACCTTCGTACTTGATACCTTTGCCTCGGTACGGCTCAGGCTTGCGGAACGAACGTATTTTTGCGGCAACCTGACCAACAAGGGCTTTGTCAATACCGCTGATAAGAATAGTGGTCTGGTCGGGCACCTCAATTTTGATGCTGTCCGGAGCCTTGAAATAAATCATATGCGAATATCCCAGCGTAAGAGCCAGGAGATCGTTTTTAAGCTCTGCGCGATAACCGACACCGGCAATCTCGAGTTTTCTGGTAAATCCTTTTGTGACACCCTCAACCATATTGCTGATAAGCATCCTGTAAAGACCGTGCATAGCTTTGGACTTTTTGGTCTCGTCAACCCTCTGCACCGTAACAACGCCGTTCTCCTCCTGCAGGGTTACCTGTGCAACCAGAGCCTGCTCGAGTGTACCTTTCGGGCCGGTCACCTTTACATTGGCATCACTGATCTCTATCTTCGCCTGATTGCTCAGGGATATCGGCATTTTTCCTATTCTTGACATGGTATTCTTGTACGCTTTGGCTTATGAATTAATAGATGCGGAAGAGGATTTCACCACCTACGCCCTGCTCTCTGGCCTCTTTATCGGTAATGATCCCCTTCGACGACGAAAGGATATACAATCCGAGACCACCCAGATACTTTCTGATATCCTTACCCTGGTACACTCTTCTGCCAGGCTTGCTCACCCTGGTGATTTCGCGTATCGCCGGCTCGCCGAGTGCGGAATATTTCAGATCGATACGGATAAACGGAAACTGTTCCGTTGTGATAACCGTAAAGCTTTTTATGTACCCTTTAGCCACGAGCAATTCCGAAATATTTTCTCTGAGCTTTGAATACGGTATATCGGTTGTTTTGTTTTTTGCTCTCCCCGCATTTCTGATACGGGTGATATAATCTGCAATAGAATCCGTTACAGGCATAGCGAACGTTGGTTACTTTCAAAAATGAACAAATATCTCTCTAATCTATACGATACGGAATAACTTACCAGCTTGCTTTCTTGACACC comes from Chlorobium limicola DSM 245 and encodes:
- the rpsK gene encoding 30S ribosomal protein S11, producing the protein MATVSRKRKKVKVTPEGVVHIKASFNNVMVTITDVQGNTVSWSSAGKNGFRGSKKNTPYASQVTSEAAAKEAFDLGMRNVQVFIKGPGAGRDAAIRALQGAGLEVRSIRDITPLPHNGCRPPKRRRV
- the secY gene encoding preprotein translocase subunit SecY, producing the protein MKLTESIRNINKIPELRQRILYTLLLLFIYRLGSHITIPGVDASAVAGASPSHSNDLFGLFDLFVGGAFARASIFSLGIMPYISASIIVQLLGAVTPYVQKLQKEGEEGRQRINQMTRYGTVLIAALQAWGVSVSLASPASFGTAVVPDPGWFFTFTAVVVLTASTVFVMWLGERITERGIGNGISLIIMIGILARFPQSLVAEFRSVSLGSKNWIVEIIIIAMMVAIVAFVVVLTVGTRRVPVQHAKRVVGRKVYGGSTQYIPMRINTAGVMPIIFAQSIMFLPGTFVSFFPENEVMQSISSALAYDSWWYALIFGTMIVFFTYFYTAIAFNPKEVADTMRRQGGFIPGVRPGKSTADFIDNILTRITLPGAISLAIIAVLPTFLTKFANVTPGFAQFFGGTSLLIIVGVGLDTLQQVESHLLMRHYDGFMKTGKTRGRQRP
- the rplO gene encoding 50S ribosomal protein L15: MDLSSLRPAKGAVKSKKRVGRGQGSGNGTTAGKGNKGQQARSGYKTPINEGGQIPIYRRLPKFGFTPPNRKSVKTVNLEQIDAWIEEGLITGENISVLDLKALCNASYADYFKILGSGELTKALKITAHFFSKSAEEKIIKAGGEVVKAYRTLEEASKIGDLQVEEALLKPKAPLVKVKRVKKSAKS
- the rpsM gene encoding 30S ribosomal protein S13, which encodes MRIAGVNLPLNKHAVIALTHVYGIGRTSAENILQRAGIAPERKISELNDEEAHAIREIIAEDYKVEGQARGEQQTAIKRLMDIGCYRGLRHRRSLPVRGQRTQTNARTRKGKRKTVAGKKKATKK
- a CDS encoding DNA-directed RNA polymerase subunit alpha, whose translation is MIYQMQMPAKIEVDEATHTDRFGRFVAQPLERGYGVTLGNVMRRALLASLPGTAITGLKIDGVFHEFSTINGVREDVPEIVLNLKKVRFRSNCKRNCKTSLVLNGQKEFTAGDIIAQEGEFEVLNKDLHIATVNEGATLKIDIFVGRGRGYLPSEENRPDGMPIGFIAIDAIFTPIRNVKFTVENTRVGQRTDYEKMILDVETDGSITPDDSISLAGKIINEHVTFFADFSPTEEEFTEEEFKQQDDEFENMRKLFNTKIEDLDLSVRSHNCLRLAEIDTIGDLVSRKEDELLNYKNFGKKSLTELKEQLEKFDLKFGMDITKYQMKG
- the rpmJ gene encoding 50S ribosomal protein L36 → MKIYSSIKKRCEHCRIIKRKGKRFVICKVNPSHKQRQG
- the cysS gene encoding cysteine--tRNA ligase; translation: MALQIYNSLSRSKETFEPVHPGVVGMYVCGPTVYGHAHLGHAKSYVSFDVVARWLRQSGYRVRYVQNITDVGHLSDDADEGEDKIARQARLEKTDPMEIAQFYTRSFYDDMDRLGVERPNIAPTATGHVPEQIALIRQLVGSSHAYVVNGNVYFSVQSFPDYGKLSGRTDQEALQSGTRIEVRNEKRHPSDFALWKKAEEGHIMKWESPWGTGYPGWHVECSAMSMKYLGETVDIHGGGMENKFPHHDCEIAQSEAATGRPYVRYWMHNNMVTVGGIKMGKSLKNSVNLKDLFRETDPMVIRFFILQSHYRSPLDYSEAAIRASSAGLEKLQDTRQRLQKTRPGTGNFDSTAFTERFTAAMDDDFNTPLAISILFDFSKSVNSALDKQEGLSADSIAEAAAFLDTFAGKVLGIVSASDEASGHASENSRQTLEKTISILLDMRIEARKNKDFALSDRIRDRLLEAGVEVKDTREGVSWSLKTET
- the rsmG gene encoding 16S rRNA (guanine(527)-N(7))-methyltransferase RsmG, translating into MKRHTEELDALYELCSREKMELTESQYELLAAYALLLEQWNKKINLISRKEDAPVVIKHVFHSLLMGLFHPFSAGEKVLDLGTGGGLPGIPLAIAWPETRFLLVDSTGKKIAACQAMIKELGISNAVALHSRVEELKGLTFDTVLSRQVAQLEQLCAYTYRFLKPEGCLICLKGGNLEEEIRTALDARHAHHGFPSTIEHFAISGFSPFFAEKEIVIAQR
- the rpsD gene encoding 30S ribosomal protein S4; protein product: MARFRGSITKVSRRLGVALSPKAEKYLERRPFAPGQHGQSRKGKVSEYALQLREKQKMKYLYGILEKQFRNYYKKAVAQRGVTGDNLVKLLERRLDNVVFRSGFSASRAGARQLVSHGHLVVNGKKVNIPSFQVSPGDLIEFRQRSRNMGAVTDSLSKAPESRFPSWIQVDKANQKAVFLSVPEREDIQEPFNEQLVVELYSK
- the infA gene encoding translation initiation factor IF-1, which encodes MAKEEAIEIEGVIIDALPNAQFKVKLENGLEVLAHVSGKIRMHYIRILPGDKVKVQISPYDISKGRITYRYK
- the rplQ gene encoding 50S ribosomal protein L17; the encoded protein is MRKVKPARKLGRTAAHRKATLANLTTQLLVYKRIETTEAKAKETRKVVEKIITKARKGTVHAQREIFKSIRDKEAVKMLFEDIVSKIGDRNGGYTRIIKLAPRFGDAAKMAVIELVDYAEAPSKQLPGKQDRAKRVKGSKKTEVVAAAAGE
- a CDS encoding mannose-1-phosphate guanylyltransferase, which codes for MNLMHTMPNSHVYAVIMAGGSAKALWPAARKKQPAQCLELFQLDTMFLLTVRRIASLVPPERIIVISSREGRECIIAGGTDISPENIIAEPSARNTAPCIALATAHIKKRDPDAVTVVLPSDHDVRDVESFIKILEVGIRIAAEKKGLITIGLTPTYPETEYGYIQSAGHSEEMPPEDGEHGYKLFRVKTFAEKPDYATAVQFLESRDFFWNSGVFIWHIDAICREFERSMPELYKDLLTIHEHLGTDTEDEVIEDVYSWIHPVSIDHGIMEKADPVYMLAGDFGWSDLVCWDEVARISASHENPEDTCELDVIRMESSGVFLRKPQGKLVCLLGVKDLIVVDTGDVLMICNKGDTGKVSAIVDLLRRENREEFL
- the map gene encoding type I methionyl aminopeptidase, producing MITIKSEREIELMRESGALTAMVLDMLEQEIEPGMTTKRLDELAESFIRDHHAVPSFLNYAPKGDPDVTPYPATLCVSINEEVVHGVPTAKRIIREGDIVSVDCGVYKGGYHGDAARTFVLGTIDQKVQLLVDVTRECLYRGIAQAVEGNRLHDISAAVEEHARSFGFSVIENMVGHGIGSELHEDPAVPNYGKKHTGVKLREGMALAIEPMIALGRSRKAVSKRGAWVAVTEDGKHSAHFEHTIIVRPGKAEVLTRSLLEKETP